The following are from one region of the Silene latifolia isolate original U9 population chromosome 9, ASM4854445v1, whole genome shotgun sequence genome:
- the LOC141602112 gene encoding uncharacterized protein LOC141602112, which yields MTKWVWKLLFKPGCLWSRWVTQYILKGRDIWHAQSSISLSWYWNNVIKMKDLLLDISGGPEQALALLVRCTARQRFDVSQIYELIRPHSSAVSWAPLVYDKGCHPKHSFIGMLAMQDKLPSIERLISRGIMLINRCSLCLRQCESISHLFFTCEFSAQVWGIVAARLHLQGVIFYLHATVNILLTARRNSLHNAGLLASIYYIWKERNSRIFQGIASSPEDLSSKIVCMVTRRLGV from the coding sequence ATGACTAAATGGGTCTGGAAGCTACTGTTTAAACCTGGCTGTTTATGGTCTCGTTGGGTTACCCAGTATATCCTCAAAGGGAGGGATATATGGCATGCTCAATCAAGCATCTCCCTTTCTTGGTATTGGAATAATGTGATTAAAATGAAGGATTTGCTGTTGGATATTTCTGGTGGACCTGAGCAGGCTCTTGCTCTTTTAGTCAGGTGTACTGCTAGGCAGAGGTTTGATGTCTCTCAGATTTATGAGCTTATTAGACCTCATAGCAGTGCAGTTTCCTGGGCTCCCTTGGTGTATGACAAAGGCTGCCATCCCAAGCACTCATTCATTGGGATGTTAGCTATGCAGGATAAGCTCCCTTCTATTGAAAGGCTTATTTCTCGTGGGATTATGTTGATTAATAGGTGTTCTCTGTGTCTAAGACAATGTGAAAGCATTTCTCATTTGTTCTTTACCTGTGAGTTCTCAGCACAGGTCTGGGGAATTGTTGCTGCTAGGTTGCATCTTCAGGGCGTTATTTTTTATCTTCATGCTACTGTCAACATTCTTCTTACTGCTAGGAGGAATAGTCTTCATAATGCTGGTCTGTTGGCTTCCATTTACTATATTTGGAAGGAACGTAATTCTCGTATCTTTCAGGGGATTGCATCCTCTCCGGAGGATCTTAGCTCTAAAATTGTTTGTATGGTCACTAGACGGCTAGGGGTGTAG